In Aureibaculum algae, the following are encoded in one genomic region:
- a CDS encoding spermidine synthase: MKKLFSYIYPVTKKITSNFSGELEITWYNGIKHLNSKNANYSYGSLQKILKIGLQKVDLSTCKEILILGMGGGSVIKTLQNDFNYKHKITAVEIDPVIIKIADEEFDVKEGENLSIICDDAELFMQLNTKNFDLIIIDLYIDTKVPSPFLESPFWRNLTNASSTILCNASLELKDGNKITKIVQLLEGKNYDVAIEEKVNGSNTLLIANKNIK; encoded by the coding sequence ATGAAAAAACTCTTCAGTTATATTTACCCAGTTACCAAAAAAATAACCTCTAATTTTAGTGGCGAATTGGAAATTACTTGGTATAATGGCATTAAGCACCTAAATTCTAAAAATGCCAACTATTCATACGGCTCTCTACAGAAAATATTAAAAATAGGCTTGCAAAAAGTTGATCTTAGTACTTGTAAAGAAATCCTTATTTTAGGTATGGGAGGTGGTAGCGTTATTAAAACCTTACAAAACGATTTCAATTATAAACATAAAATTACAGCTGTAGAAATTGACCCTGTAATTATAAAAATTGCCGACGAAGAGTTTGATGTTAAAGAAGGTGAAAATCTTTCTATTATTTGTGATGACGCCGAACTTTTCATGCAGCTAAACACCAAAAATTTCGATTTAATAATCATTGATTTATACATTGACACTAAGGTGCCCAGTCCATTTTTAGAAAGTCCATTTTGGAGAAATTTAACGAACGCTTCTTCTACTATTTTATGCAACGCTTCTTTAGAATTGAAAGATGGAAATAAAATTACCAAAATTGTGCAATTATTAGAAGGTAAAAACTATGATGTTGCCATTGAAGAAAAGGTAAATGGCTCAAATACATTGCTTATTGCCAATAAAAATATAAAATAA
- a CDS encoding ribonucleotide-diphosphate reductase subunit beta produces MEITHLVKRDYTKESFQLYKITQAVFKAMRAAEHGDIDDAEKITESVYQSLLERKAKHQDYLPTIEQVQDFVENKLMESGFFDVAKGYILYRNEQAQKRKSNIFEKRINLKPYEYPALYEYVSAIRHSYWIHTEYNYTSDVQDFKTRLTEVEQSAIKNTMLAISQIEVAVKSFWGDIYHKMPKPEIGSVGATFAESEVRHHDAYSHLLEILGLNDEFKNLKKKPVIMKRVQYLETALKNAKSDDNKEYAESILLFSLFIEHVSLFSQFLIIMAFNKHKNMLKGISNVVEATSKEEQIHGDFGIDIIKIIKDENPDWFDDDHANMIQDMCREAFVSESSIVDWIFEAGELDFLPKALVNEFIKKRFNNSLESIGIAKVFEVDEILLNETEWFDDEIIGTKHGDFFVKRSINYSKRTKSITSDDLF; encoded by the coding sequence ATGGAAATTACGCATTTAGTAAAACGGGATTATACTAAAGAATCGTTTCAGTTATATAAAATAACTCAAGCTGTTTTTAAAGCAATGAGAGCCGCTGAGCATGGAGATATTGATGATGCTGAAAAAATTACTGAAAGTGTTTATCAATCTCTTTTAGAGAGAAAAGCAAAACATCAAGACTATTTGCCTACCATTGAGCAAGTACAAGATTTTGTTGAGAACAAGTTAATGGAAAGTGGCTTTTTTGATGTTGCTAAAGGGTATATTCTTTATAGAAATGAGCAAGCTCAAAAACGTAAATCGAATATTTTTGAAAAGAGAATTAACCTAAAACCTTACGAGTATCCAGCACTTTACGAATATGTTTCGGCAATTCGTCATTCATATTGGATTCATACTGAATATAATTATACAAGTGATGTTCAAGATTTTAAAACTCGCTTAACTGAAGTAGAGCAAAGTGCTATAAAAAACACAATGTTGGCCATTTCTCAAATTGAAGTAGCCGTTAAAAGTTTTTGGGGCGATATTTATCATAAAATGCCTAAACCAGAAATAGGTTCAGTAGGTGCAACATTTGCAGAAAGTGAAGTGCGTCATCATGATGCGTATTCACATTTACTTGAAATTTTAGGTTTGAATGATGAATTTAAGAACCTAAAGAAAAAACCTGTAATTATGAAACGGGTTCAATATTTGGAAACTGCTTTAAAGAATGCCAAAAGTGATGATAATAAAGAATATGCAGAATCTATTTTGCTTTTCTCATTATTTATCGAACATGTATCATTGTTTTCTCAGTTTTTAATCATAATGGCTTTTAACAAGCATAAAAACATGTTAAAAGGTATTTCAAATGTTGTAGAAGCAACATCTAAAGAAGAACAAATTCATGGTGATTTTGGTATCGATATTATCAAAATAATTAAAGATGAAAATCCTGATTGGTTTGATGATGATCACGCCAACATGATTCAAGACATGTGTCGAGAAGCATTTGTTTCTGAAAGCAGTATTGTAGATTGGATTTTTGAAGCAGGCGAATTAGATTTTCTACCAAAAGCATTGGTAAATGAATTTATCAAAAAACGTTTTAACAATTCTTTAGAGAGCATTGGCATTGCTAAAGTATTTGAAGTAGACGAAATATTATTAAACGAAACCGAGTGGTTTGACGATGAAATTATTGGCACCAAACATGGCGATTTTTTCGTAAAACGCTCAATCAACTATAGTAAAAGAACCAAAAGTATAACCAGCGACGACTTATTTTAA
- a CDS encoding ribonucleoside-diphosphate reductase subunit alpha, translating into MNDLNKTQESTKTTLLNEQLLKARKETLKNLAPSKETGFEWLNEHSRNFLNSGYLSEGVNAEQRIREIADRAEQILDMPGFSEKFFGYMSEGFFSLASPVWSNFGKERGLPISCFGSHIGDDMGNILYTQSEVGMMSKLGGGTSGYFGKIRGRGAEVTDNGQASGAVHIMQLFESMVDVVSQGSIRRGRFSPYLPVEHPDIMEFLEIGTEGNPIQELTHGVTVTDKWMQEMIDGDADKRTIWAKVLQRRGEMGYPYIFFKDHANNFAADVYKDKQHTVYASNLCTEIMLPSNDDWSFVCVLSSVNVLHYDRWKDTDAVETMVYFLDAVISEFLEKLERYRDSDSREDRQTFLFMERAYNFAKDNRALGLGVLGWHSLLQSKELAFNSEKAYMLNNEIFKNIKVKSYKASAELADKFGEPAVLKGYGRRNATLNAVAPTTSSAFILGQVSQGIEPIWSNIYVKDIAKVKTTIKNPFLVKLLEEKGQNTTSVWHSIRERDGSVQHLEFLSENEKEVFKTYPEIDQMDVVYQAANRQNHIDQGQSVNLIIHPDTPVKEINKIHVTAWQMGLKSLYYQHSMNAAQKFKQKKECSSCEA; encoded by the coding sequence ATGAACGACTTAAACAAAACACAAGAATCAACAAAGACAACTTTATTAAACGAACAACTTTTAAAAGCAAGAAAAGAAACGCTTAAAAATTTAGCTCCATCAAAAGAAACCGGTTTTGAATGGTTAAATGAACATAGTCGTAATTTTTTAAATTCGGGCTATTTATCAGAAGGCGTAAATGCAGAGCAACGAATTAGAGAAATTGCTGATAGAGCAGAACAAATTTTAGATATGCCTGGTTTTTCAGAGAAATTCTTTGGCTATATGTCAGAAGGGTTTTTCTCATTAGCTTCACCAGTATGGTCAAACTTCGGTAAAGAAAGAGGTTTGCCAATTAGCTGTTTTGGTTCGCATATTGGCGATGATATGGGTAATATACTTTATACCCAATCTGAAGTGGGTATGATGTCTAAACTTGGAGGTGGAACTTCAGGATATTTTGGAAAAATAAGAGGTCGTGGTGCTGAAGTGACAGACAACGGACAAGCGTCTGGAGCAGTGCATATTATGCAGCTTTTTGAATCTATGGTAGATGTCGTTAGCCAAGGTTCTATACGTCGTGGTCGTTTTTCGCCTTACTTACCTGTAGAGCATCCAGATATTATGGAATTTTTGGAAATCGGTACTGAAGGTAATCCAATTCAAGAGTTAACACACGGTGTAACGGTTACAGATAAGTGGATGCAAGAAATGATTGATGGTGATGCTGATAAGCGTACTATTTGGGCCAAAGTTTTACAACGTAGAGGTGAAATGGGTTATCCTTATATTTTCTTTAAAGATCACGCTAACAATTTTGCGGCCGATGTATATAAAGACAAACAACATACCGTTTATGCAAGTAATTTATGTACGGAGATTATGTTACCATCAAACGATGATTGGTCGTTTGTATGTGTTTTATCATCAGTAAATGTGCTTCATTATGATAGATGGAAGGATACAGATGCTGTTGAAACTATGGTTTACTTTTTAGATGCAGTAATCTCAGAATTTCTTGAGAAGTTAGAAAGATATCGCGATTCTGATAGTCGTGAAGATCGTCAAACGTTCTTGTTTATGGAGCGTGCTTATAATTTTGCAAAAGACAATCGTGCTTTAGGGTTAGGTGTTTTAGGTTGGCATTCATTATTGCAGTCTAAAGAACTAGCATTTAATAGTGAAAAAGCGTACATGTTAAACAACGAGATCTTTAAAAATATTAAGGTGAAATCTTACAAAGCATCTGCTGAGTTAGCTGATAAATTTGGAGAACCAGCGGTTTTAAAAGGATACGGAAGAAGAAATGCTACATTGAATGCTGTTGCACCAACAACATCATCAGCGTTTATTTTAGGGCAAGTTTCTCAAGGTATTGAGCCAATTTGGTCTAATATTTATGTAAAAGATATTGCGAAAGTAAAAACTACTATTAAAAATCCATTCTTAGTTAAGTTATTGGAAGAGAAAGGTCAAAATACGACTAGTGTTTGGCATAGTATCCGTGAACGGGATGGTTCAGTACAACATTTAGAGTTTTTAAGTGAGAATGAAAAAGAGGTGTTTAAAACATATCCTGAAATAGATCAAATGGATGTTGTTTATCAAGCAGCCAATCGTCAAAATCATATTGATCAGGGGCAATCGGTAAACCTAATTATACACCCAGATACTCCTGTTAAGGAAATCAACAAAATACATGTTACAGCATGGCAAATGGGCTTAAAGTCATTGTACTATCAACATAGTATGAATGCTGCTCAGAAGTTTAAACAAAAGAAAGAGTGTAGTAGTTGCGAAGCGTAA
- a CDS encoding HmuY family protein, translating to MSKTIKFLIVVALFVGFTSCSDDDDPTPLVEVKSENVVNLYAPVGGGSQQGAPGPASGEFTKFDFATGLTTTSETEWDIAFRGQSIIVNGGVSAGAIDEPTRTNEAAGYIASGTLSTITEVNTTLLNQDSEGGYVLANWYTYDATSHIINPTPGKIIVVKTRTGNYAKMEILSYYKDAPAEPDAYTSESPYFTFNYVYQPNDGVTTF from the coding sequence ATGAGTAAAACAATAAAATTTTTAATAGTAGTAGCATTATTTGTAGGATTTACATCATGTAGTGATGACGATGACCCAACTCCGTTAGTAGAAGTAAAATCTGAAAACGTAGTCAATTTATACGCACCAGTAGGTGGTGGAAGTCAACAAGGAGCACCTGGTCCAGCTTCAGGGGAATTTACAAAGTTCGATTTTGCAACAGGTTTAACCACAACAAGCGAAACAGAATGGGATATCGCTTTTAGAGGTCAATCAATTATTGTTAATGGTGGTGTATCTGCCGGAGCAATAGATGAACCGACAAGAACTAATGAAGCTGCAGGATATATTGCTTCTGGTACTTTAAGTACCATTACGGAAGTAAATACAACATTACTAAACCAAGACTCTGAAGGAGGGTATGTTTTAGCAAATTGGTATACTTATGATGCAACCTCACATATAATTAACCCTACACCAGGAAAAATAATAGTAGTTAAAACAAGAACTGGAAACTATGCAAAAATGGAGATTTTGAGCTATTATAAAGATGCTCCGGCAGAACCTGATGCTTACACTAGCGAAAGTCCTTATTTTACTTTCAATTATGTTTATCAACCAAATGACGGTGTAACAACCTTCTAA